Proteins from one Calditrichota bacterium genomic window:
- a CDS encoding GNAT family N-acetyltransferase — MQREKTLEWPIQIIPANNLKKQDQEEVFELCERAFGEDLRIYFQAFINPLHFIVWDKGVIVGHACIIERWLQVAENKAMRTAYIEAVATDPKYQKMGIGTALMKETIKVAKSDLFEIGGLCPDPVDFYLKLGWQLWKGPLNYRKDGRLYESPKDEQAMIYRLPKTPQLDIKRPLSIEWRSGPEVW, encoded by the coding sequence ATGCAAAGAGAGAAAACTTTGGAATGGCCAATTCAGATAATCCCTGCAAACAATTTAAAGAAGCAAGATCAAGAAGAAGTATTTGAGCTATGTGAGCGGGCTTTTGGAGAGGATCTTCGGATTTATTTTCAGGCATTTATTAATCCGCTTCACTTTATTGTCTGGGATAAAGGTGTAATTGTCGGTCATGCATGCATAATTGAAAGGTGGCTTCAGGTTGCTGAAAACAAAGCTATGCGCACAGCGTACATAGAAGCTGTTGCAACAGACCCAAAATATCAAAAAATGGGGATTGGTACGGCTTTGATGAAAGAAACAATAAAGGTAGCAAAAAGCGATTTATTTGAAATTGGCGGGTTATGTCCGGACCCGGTAGATTTTTATCTGAAACTTGGTTGGCAGCTTTGGAAAGGGCCGCTAAATTATCGTAAGGATGGCCGGCTCTATGAGAGTCCGAAAGATGAGCAAGCTATGATTTATAGATTGCCCAAAACACCCCAATTGGATATTAAGCGCCCACTTTCAATTGAATGGAGATCAGGTCCGGAAGTTTGGTAA
- a CDS encoding sigma-54-dependent Fis family transcriptional regulator, with protein sequence MTLEKTNILIVDDEANILNTMEICLKDAGYKITTSNEPQKAIELIQEKSFDIAFVDLKMEPLNGLEVLKEIKFCSPETTVIIMTAHGSVDSAIEAIKQGAYHYLQKPFDYLELQVFTEKTLQYHRLKTEVVSLRHEVANVEFPGNIITRSSKMREMISLAEQVAQTNLSVLIEGESGTGKELFAQLIFNGSERNKKPFVKINCAALAENLLENELFGHVKGAFTGAINDRVGRFEMANGGTIFLDEIAELSPALQAKLLRVLQSNEFERLGESVTKKVDVRVIAATNKNLEEAIKEGVFREDLFYRLNAVRLKLIPLRERPEDITLLTHYFIKKFSAHKEVEISFEALKLLRLNRWSGNVRELENTIERTVLLSQNESIAVKDLPGELTKSAKSESEKLSLEEVEKNHIKKILHISKDLAEASEILGIDPATLWRKRKKYGL encoded by the coding sequence ATGACTTTAGAAAAAACAAACATCTTAATTGTTGATGATGAGGCAAATATTTTAAATACCATGGAAATATGCCTTAAAGATGCCGGTTATAAAATTACAACCAGCAACGAACCCCAGAAAGCCATAGAGCTGATCCAGGAAAAAAGTTTTGATATCGCTTTTGTAGATTTGAAAATGGAGCCGCTTAACGGACTGGAAGTTTTAAAGGAAATCAAATTTTGTTCACCGGAAACAACCGTCATAATTATGACTGCTCACGGTTCTGTCGACAGCGCAATCGAAGCAATCAAGCAGGGCGCGTATCATTATTTACAAAAGCCGTTCGACTATCTTGAATTACAGGTTTTTACAGAAAAAACTTTGCAATATCACCGGCTGAAAACGGAAGTTGTTTCTCTGCGGCATGAAGTTGCAAACGTTGAATTTCCCGGAAATATAATTACGCGTAGCAGCAAAATGCGCGAAATGATTTCTTTGGCCGAACAAGTTGCCCAAACCAATTTAAGCGTGTTAATCGAAGGCGAAAGTGGCACCGGGAAAGAATTATTTGCCCAGCTAATTTTTAACGGGAGTGAGCGAAACAAAAAACCTTTTGTAAAAATAAACTGCGCAGCTCTTGCCGAAAATTTATTGGAAAACGAATTGTTTGGGCATGTAAAAGGCGCTTTTACTGGCGCAATTAATGACCGGGTTGGCCGATTTGAAATGGCTAATGGCGGCACAATTTTTTTAGATGAAATTGCCGAACTTTCTCCGGCGTTGCAAGCCAAACTTTTAAGGGTTTTACAAAGTAATGAATTTGAGCGCCTTGGCGAATCTGTTACCAAAAAAGTGGATGTCCGCGTTATCGCCGCAACGAATAAAAACCTGGAAGAAGCCATAAAAGAGGGTGTTTTCCGTGAGGATCTTTTTTATCGCCTGAATGCTGTTCGGTTAAAATTAATTCCTTTGCGTGAACGGCCTGAAGATATTACCCTTCTAACTCATTATTTTATAAAAAAATTTTCCGCGCATAAAGAGGTTGAAATATCATTCGAAGCCTTAAAACTTTTAAGATTAAATCGCTGGAGTGGCAACGTTCGTGAACTTGAAAATACTATTGAGCGCACAGTGTTGCTTTCTCAAAATGAAAGTATTGCGGTCAAAGATCTACCTGGTGAGTTAACAAAATCTGCCAAATCAGAAAGTGAAAAACTCTCACTGGAAGAAGTGGAAAAAAATCATATCAAAAAAATCCTGCACATTTCCAAAGACCTTGCAGAGGCTTCAGAAATATTAGGGATCGATCCTGCTACTCTCTGGCGTAAAAGAAAAAAATATGGTTTATAG
- a CDS encoding HAMP domain-containing protein — MNSLSYKIGLGYFIIIILNISIAIFAVYHINQLSEPIDQILKENYRNIKSAEQMKEALTSQEMIQLTMVERGMDSSLVNNFRHHKTEFNNWHENAVNGISLPREPVILDSLKLLYSNYLQKSDSLQNFILCDMTYKESKSYHFIIILPLATEINLLCVQMKELNEQAIFNADNKARGISFQANALIGTFSVFAILFSIIAGIYFTQSIIRPVNKTTETVRKIRRGQFNQKIPITTNDEIAELGIEFNRMTDRLDKHIRDVSGLKKLDQMKSDFMSTISHEFKTPLTSINLTIDILLNQKAEQLSSQQKELLILAKEDCTRLTNFARELLELSKLESGTKPMHFEKINISDLIDFSMQPFKIMREQKSITINVKLNPVDIELKGDRNNLSRVISNMLDNAINHSKQGGRIDISASQENDNLRFSIADQGVGIPAQSIDLVFDKFIQVGSARKKGNIGLGLAICKEIISMHKGKIWVESELGKGSTFIFTIPFGL, encoded by the coding sequence ATGAACAGCTTAAGTTATAAAATTGGCCTTGGCTATTTCATAATTATAATTCTAAATATCTCGATTGCTATCTTTGCCGTTTATCATATTAACCAGCTAAGCGAGCCTATTGATCAGATTTTAAAGGAAAACTATAGAAATATAAAATCTGCTGAACAAATGAAGGAAGCCCTAACAAGCCAGGAAATGATTCAACTAACAATGGTTGAAAGAGGGATGGATTCTTCCTTAGTAAATAATTTCAGGCATCACAAAACAGAGTTTAATAACTGGCACGAAAATGCTGTTAATGGAATTTCACTACCACGGGAACCGGTAATTCTCGATAGCCTGAAACTGCTTTATTCGAATTATCTTCAAAAATCTGATTCTCTGCAAAACTTTATACTCTGTGATATGACCTACAAAGAATCCAAATCGTATCACTTTATAATTATTTTACCGCTGGCCACAGAAATAAATTTACTCTGTGTGCAAATGAAAGAGCTGAACGAGCAGGCCATTTTTAATGCCGATAATAAAGCAAGGGGTATTTCTTTTCAGGCGAATGCTCTAATCGGAACATTTTCTGTATTTGCGATTTTGTTTAGCATAATTGCCGGGATCTATTTTACGCAGAGCATAATTCGGCCGGTTAATAAAACCACAGAGACCGTTCGCAAAATTCGCAGAGGACAATTTAACCAGAAAATCCCCATCACCACCAATGATGAGATCGCGGAATTAGGAATTGAATTTAACCGCATGACAGACCGACTTGACAAACATATCCGGGATGTTAGCGGCCTGAAAAAGCTGGATCAAATGAAGTCTGATTTTATGTCTACAATTTCCCATGAGTTTAAAACGCCCCTCACTTCCATTAATCTGACCATTGATATTTTGCTAAATCAAAAAGCTGAGCAGTTAAGTTCTCAACAAAAAGAACTTTTAATCCTCGCAAAAGAAGATTGCACCCGACTTACAAATTTTGCACGGGAACTCCTTGAGCTTTCAAAACTTGAATCCGGCACAAAACCGATGCATTTTGAAAAAATAAATATTTCGGATTTAATTGATTTTTCCATGCAACCATTTAAAATAATGCGCGAGCAAAAATCAATTACAATTAATGTGAAATTAAATCCGGTTGATATTGAGCTTAAAGGAGATAGAAATAATCTAAGCCGCGTAATCTCTAATATGCTTGATAATGCCATTAATCATTCAAAACAGGGTGGCAGGATTGATATTTCGGCAAGTCAGGAAAATGATAATTTGCGTTTTTCAATTGCAGACCAGGGAGTCGGAATTCCTGCCCAATCAATAGATTTGGTTTTTGATAAATTTATACAGGTTGGATCGGCGAGAAAGAAAGGAAATATTGGACTTGGGCTGGCAATTTGTAAAGAAATTATTTCGATGCACAAAGGTAAAATTTGGGTTGAAAGTGAACTGGGCAAAGGAAGTACATTTATTTTCACAATCCCATTTGGACTATAA
- a CDS encoding flavodoxin family protein, whose amino-acid sequence MNKLIKIGIFLLLFLYQLPAQDSTNVLIVYFSKTGNTKSMAKHVAQGAKKIENVHVKVVSVEKAKTSDLLKADAIILGSPVYNANVAPEMQSFINNWPFKGSPLKDKIGAAFVSGGGISAGEELTQLNLLHSMLVFGMVVVGGDSWRSAFGASAITSEELFKAKNNDSEVDKMFLEKAESLGKRVAGLARKMK is encoded by the coding sequence ATGAATAAACTTATCAAGATTGGCATTTTTCTTCTATTATTTTTGTATCAATTACCTGCACAAGATAGTACAAATGTACTGATTGTTTATTTCAGTAAAACAGGAAATACAAAATCCATGGCCAAACACGTTGCGCAGGGAGCAAAAAAGATTGAAAATGTGCATGTTAAAGTTGTGTCTGTTGAAAAGGCCAAAACAAGTGATTTGCTTAAAGCAGATGCCATCATTTTGGGCAGCCCGGTTTATAACGCAAATGTTGCGCCGGAAATGCAGAGTTTTATTAACAACTGGCCATTTAAAGGGTCTCCATTAAAAGATAAAATCGGGGCGGCATTTGTAAGTGGAGGCGGTATTTCTGCCGGTGAAGAATTGACGCAGCTTAACCTTCTTCATTCAATGTTGGTTTTTGGAATGGTCGTAGTTGGTGGTGATAGTTGGCGCTCTGCTTTTGGTGCATCTGCCATCACAAGCGAAGAACTCTTTAAAGCAAAAAATAATGATTCTGAGGTTGATAAAATGTTTTTAGAGAAAGCAGAATCGCTTGGCAAAAGGGTTGCTGGTTTAGCACGTAAAATGAAATAA
- a CDS encoding energy transducer TonB: protein MSIHKDQDADLRYKYKRRLELSFILSLSLVTLLFYSFKENNSGPPPIPDIPDFTIEVVKIPPTIQHKRPPRPPQPTIPIASDDEDLPEDVQLEKLFDPEIDFDIEPPEPEEDEEPFTLWMVSEKPVLLYKEVPYYPELAQKVGIEGRVTVMVVISKTGTVLSATLMGEKNMLSDAAIAAALKCTFKPAKQFDKFVKVKMTIPFDFRLR, encoded by the coding sequence ATGTCCATACACAAAGATCAAGATGCCGATTTGCGCTATAAGTATAAACGCCGATTGGAGCTTTCTTTTATATTATCGCTTTCACTGGTTACACTATTATTTTATTCATTCAAAGAAAACAATTCCGGCCCACCACCAATTCCTGACATTCCAGATTTCACAATTGAGGTAGTGAAAATTCCGCCAACCATACAGCACAAACGACCACCAAGACCACCACAGCCAACAATACCAATTGCAAGTGACGATGAAGATTTACCGGAAGATGTCCAGCTTGAGAAGCTATTTGATCCCGAAATTGATTTTGATATTGAGCCGCCTGAACCTGAAGAAGATGAAGAACCATTTACTTTGTGGATGGTTTCTGAAAAACCGGTTTTACTATACAAAGAAGTGCCTTATTACCCAGAGCTTGCTCAAAAAGTCGGGATTGAAGGACGGGTTACCGTAATGGTTGTTATTTCAAAAACGGGAACGGTTTTAAGCGCAACTTTAATGGGCGAGAAAAATATGTTAAGTGATGCTGCAATCGCCGCTGCTTTGAAATGTACATTTAAACCAGCCAAACAATTCGACAAATTTGTCAAAGTAAAAATGACTATCCCTTTCGACTTTAGGTTAAGGTAG